The following proteins are encoded in a genomic region of Mycolicibacterium confluentis:
- a CDS encoding nucleotidyl cyclase domain-containing protein, translating into MLATVISSPSTHTGHPLGSGALRDAGIHTGECELRDDRIAGIAVHIAARIVNLAGAGEILVSRTVRDLVAGSGTGFEDRGTVELRGVPGTTERRSVEPQRRRKWCGDDEGPVETGPDVVWCAILGLNQ; encoded by the coding sequence GTGCTGGCGACGGTCATCTCCTCACCCTCGACACACACAGGCCATCCGTTGGGCTCAGGAGCTCTGCGCGACGCGGGCATCCACACCGGGGAGTGCGAACTGCGGGATGACCGCATCGCCGGAATCGCCGTGCACATCGCGGCGCGGATCGTCAACCTGGCCGGCGCCGGGGAGATCCTCGTTTCGCGCACCGTCCGTGACCTCGTGGCCGGCTCGGGCACCGGATTCGAGGACCGCGGAACAGTCGAGTTGCGCGGAGTGCCAGGAACGACCGAACGGAGATCCGTTGAGCCGCAACGGAGAAGGAAGTGGTGCGGAGACGACGAAGGCCCGGTCGAAACCGGGCCTGACGTTGTATGGTGCGCGATACTGGGATTGAACCAGTGA
- a CDS encoding C40 family peptidase: MFALATLLTLVNQVSGTPYVSGGDSPRGTDCSGLASWVANAATGRPVYGDRFHTGNQERALLARGFKYGTAPNALVIGWNGGHTAVTLPDGTPVSSGEGGGVKVGGGGAYQKQFTKHMYLPAEQMAGAEPAPIDPMLPPPPPEPVIVQADTLMPPPPPPAPEPLPPPGPEVIPVDAMLPPPPAPELLPPPGPEVIPVDAMLPPPPAPELLPPPGPEFITADNNMVPPPAPDAPPIGV; the protein is encoded by the coding sequence ATGTTTGCTCTAGCCACTTTGTTGACACTCGTCAATCAGGTGTCGGGCACTCCGTACGTCTCCGGCGGTGACTCACCGCGGGGAACGGATTGCTCGGGCCTGGCCTCGTGGGTCGCCAACGCCGCGACGGGACGCCCCGTCTACGGCGATCGGTTCCACACCGGAAATCAGGAGCGGGCCCTACTGGCTCGCGGCTTCAAATACGGCACCGCGCCCAACGCTCTGGTGATCGGCTGGAACGGCGGCCACACCGCCGTGACGCTGCCGGACGGCACCCCGGTCTCCAGCGGCGAGGGCGGCGGAGTCAAGGTCGGTGGCGGCGGCGCCTACCAGAAGCAGTTCACCAAGCACATGTACCTGCCCGCGGAGCAGATGGCCGGCGCCGAGCCCGCGCCGATCGATCCGATGCTGCCCCCGCCCCCGCCGGAGCCGGTGATCGTCCAGGCCGACACCCTGATGCCGCCGCCCCCGCCGCCGGCACCCGAGCCGTTGCCGCCTCCTGGCCCCGAGGTGATCCCGGTCGACGCGATGCTTCCGCCGCCGCCGGCACCCGAGCTGCTGCCGCCTCCTGGCCCCGAGGTGATCCCGGTCGACGCGATGCTTCCGCCGCCGCCGGCACCCGAGCTGTTGCCGCCGCCCGGCCCCGAGTTCATCACCGCCGACAACAACATGGTGCCGCCTCCGGCGCCGGACGCCCCGCCGATCGGGGTCTGA
- a CDS encoding alpha/beta fold hydrolase, translated as MDRVAGGGEKLEQSGIEEPVDPKVRRAFGLLERFAPVIGSRWAVELWCTPPTVDSALKMPPGVPPGTRVEATWDGHLVVGEAWGEGPPVYLVHGWGGFRAHMGVFVKPLVEAGHRVIAFDLPSHNESGPGELAPGRTTLLECTHAVHAMVREHGPARAIVAHSLGAKASALAVAQGLPVERLVFLAPMGNFPHYLDLFAERHGFGPRIRDGLHRRLSRRIGMPLLETDIPVLASRTGHLPLLLVHDPDDPDAPYEASEQIIETWPESTLFTTRGLGRLAHYRVLRHRPAINAAIEFIGSPSAAPG; from the coding sequence ATGGACCGGGTTGCCGGTGGGGGCGAGAAACTGGAGCAGTCGGGCATAGAGGAGCCTGTCGACCCGAAGGTGCGCAGGGCGTTCGGCCTGCTGGAACGGTTCGCGCCGGTGATCGGGTCACGGTGGGCCGTCGAACTGTGGTGCACCCCGCCGACGGTGGACTCGGCATTGAAGATGCCTCCCGGCGTGCCGCCAGGAACGCGGGTCGAGGCGACGTGGGACGGCCACCTGGTGGTCGGCGAGGCGTGGGGTGAGGGGCCGCCGGTCTATCTGGTCCACGGATGGGGCGGTTTCCGCGCGCACATGGGGGTGTTCGTCAAGCCCCTCGTCGAGGCGGGGCATCGAGTCATCGCCTTCGACCTGCCGAGCCACAACGAGTCGGGGCCGGGGGAGTTGGCCCCGGGTCGGACCACACTGCTCGAGTGCACGCACGCGGTCCACGCCATGGTGCGTGAGCACGGCCCCGCCCGGGCGATCGTGGCGCACTCCCTGGGCGCCAAGGCGTCGGCCCTGGCGGTCGCGCAGGGCCTGCCCGTCGAACGCCTGGTGTTCTTGGCCCCGATGGGGAACTTCCCGCATTATCTGGACCTGTTCGCCGAACGGCACGGATTCGGCCCCCGGATCCGGGATGGGCTGCACCGCAGGCTGTCTCGCCGGATCGGGATGCCGCTGCTGGAGACCGACATCCCCGTGCTGGCCAGTCGCACGGGACACCTGCCACTGCTGCTGGTGCACGACCCTGACGACCCCGACGCGCCCTATGAGGCCAGCGAGCAGATCATCGAGACGTGGCCGGAGTCGACGCTGTTCACCACGCGCGGCCTGGGCCGTCTGGCGCACTACCGGGTGCTGCGGCACCGGCCCGCGATCAACGCGGCCATCGAGTTCATCGGGAGTCCGTCGGCCGCTCCGGGGTGA
- a CDS encoding DUF4267 domain-containing protein, translated as MSIDRAALIAGGVRLASGTSFLIDPLRANRLWGEPEDPGPSARLLLRSMGYRDALIGGLLIGAALRRRDTRGWFLASGGADAADLLGGLSVHGDLKRGQQLIGLGGAVVGIGVGLWGALRPRRSVRPPVSAPGS; from the coding sequence ATGTCGATCGACCGTGCCGCGCTCATCGCTGGCGGCGTCCGGCTTGCGTCGGGAACGTCCTTCCTCATCGACCCCCTGCGGGCCAACAGGCTCTGGGGTGAACCCGAGGATCCGGGGCCGTCGGCGCGTCTGCTGCTCCGGTCGATGGGGTACCGGGACGCGCTCATCGGCGGCCTGTTGATCGGGGCGGCGCTGCGCCGGCGCGACACCCGCGGCTGGTTCCTGGCCTCTGGCGGCGCCGACGCGGCCGACCTGCTGGGCGGTCTCAGCGTGCACGGCGACCTCAAGCGGGGACAGCAGCTGATCGGCCTGGGTGGGGCCGTGGTCGGTATCGGAGTGGGGCTGTGGGGTGCGCTGCGCCCGCGCCGCTCGGTGCGACCGCCCGTTTCTGCACCAGGGTCGTAG
- a CDS encoding CATRA system-associated protein: MSDELPMALIDEASVTLTSLPRLTLPPERWPAVAEAVNGLDDALWADDEKSLRAELKRLRGAVIGTAPRPQPGEGAAPTVNPLSYRTTDYATRTPLRAITLFLIGSAVLLATLVVSLIVVLAVGGDSQPGSTSPETRTSAEATPSAEGQPETRHEPAEGGGGLHLATVGLIAVAGLGGFVMVIWRRRAKAARMTAGAREPRASGRLQTVAVPDDLRDAVGRLVAELERRRG, from the coding sequence GTGTCTGACGAGTTGCCGATGGCCCTCATCGACGAGGCATCGGTGACGTTGACCTCGCTGCCGCGGCTGACGCTGCCGCCCGAACGCTGGCCCGCTGTCGCAGAAGCCGTCAATGGGCTGGATGACGCGCTGTGGGCCGACGACGAGAAGTCTCTGCGCGCTGAGTTGAAGAGGTTGCGCGGGGCCGTGATCGGCACCGCGCCGCGGCCGCAGCCCGGTGAGGGCGCCGCGCCGACGGTCAATCCGCTCTCGTATCGAACGACCGATTACGCGACACGCACGCCGCTGCGCGCGATCACGCTGTTCCTGATCGGCAGTGCAGTGCTGCTGGCAACGCTGGTGGTTTCGCTGATCGTGGTGTTGGCCGTGGGCGGCGACTCGCAGCCGGGCTCGACGTCACCCGAGACCAGAACGTCGGCGGAGGCGACGCCGAGCGCCGAGGGGCAACCCGAGACACGGCACGAACCCGCCGAGGGTGGCGGCGGACTTCACCTGGCCACTGTGGGCCTGATCGCCGTCGCCGGTCTCGGCGGGTTCGTCATGGTGATCTGGCGGCGGCGCGCCAAGGCCGCGCGCATGACCGCTGGGGCGCGGGAACCGCGCGCCTCAGGGCGTCTGCAGACGGTCGCGGTGCCCGACGACCTCCGCGACGCCGTCGGCCGCCTGGTGGCGGAACTGGAGCGGCGTCGCGGGTAG